One region of Danio rerio strain Tuebingen ecotype United States chromosome 5, GRCz12tu, whole genome shotgun sequence genomic DNA includes:
- the hinfp gene encoding histone H4 transcription factor isoform X1 — translation MPPSAKRGLRREELQMELVCEWGSCQETFDRMQDFCQHVEKHYKVTVDNKTDFPEEEHNCLWRDCGFCSVEGDEEFLRHIFFHCYHTKLKQWGLAILKSHSDMGACSVGLHNRNIVPEVQENFLCLWEHCEMSMDNPEWFYRHVEMHAQCLEANEENVLFCGWKDCEASFKGRFKLREHMRSHTQEKLVACPTCGGMFANNTKFFDHIRRQTSIEGQRFQCSHCSKRFATERLLRDHMRNHVNHYKCPLCEMTCPSPSSLRNHIKFRHSNEKPYSCDYCEYSCKNLIDLRKHLDTHSSEPAYRCDFPDCDYSTRSFYSIKNHYKRAHEGDYTPRYKCHVCEQCFTRGNNLTAHLRKRHQFKWPSGHPRFRYKEHEDGFMRLQLIRYESVELTEQLIRERQGDGDGSESSQQNVHPGEELEETPEPFSAITEAKSRKDETEVCRTQDNSESVFLVLTAGTSSQADSIREGSVMLQLQDTAQQLGMEVV, via the exons ATGCCCCCGTCAGCCAAACGAGGCCTGCGCAGAGAGGAGCTGCAGATGGAGCTCGTCTGTGAATGGGGCTCGTGTCAGGAGACGTTTGACAGGATGCAGGACTTCTGCCAGCATGTGGAGAAACACTATAAAGTCACCGTGGACAACAAGACAGACTTTCCAG AAGAGGAGCATAACTGTCTGTGGCGAGACTGTGGCTTCTGCTCAGTGGAAGGAGATGAAGAGTTTCTCAGACACATATTCTTCCATTGCTACCACACCAAGTTGAAGCAATGGGGTCTTGCTATACTCAAGAGCCACAGCGACATGGGTGCCTGCTCCGTCGGCCTCCACAACCGCAACATCGTTCCTGAGGTCCAAGAGAACTTCCTCTGCCTATGGGAGCACTGTGAG ATGTCAATGGATAATCCCGAGTGGTTCTACAGGCATGTGGAGATGCACGCCCAATGTCTAGAGGCCAACGAAGAGAATGTGTTATTTTGTGGCTGGAAAG ACTGCGAGGCCTCTTTCAAGGGCAGGTTTAAGCTGCGGGAGCACATGCGCAGTCACACACAGGAAAAGCTGGTTGCGTGTCCCACCTGCGGAGGAATGTTCGCCAACAACACAAAATTCTTTGATCACATTCGACGGCAAACCTCCATAGAAG GTCAAAGATTTCAATGTTCGCACTGCTCTAAACGTTTCGCCACTGAGAGGCTGCTGCGAGACCACATGAGGAATCATG TCAACCATTATAAATGTCCACTATGCGAAATGACCTGTCCATCGCCGTCCTCGTTGAGAAACCACATCAAGTTTCGTCATTCCAACGAGAAGCCTTACAGCTGTGACTACTGCGAGTACAG CTGTAAAAACCTGATAGACTTGAGGAAGCATTTAGACACACATAGCAGTGAGCCAGCATATCGTTGTGATTTCCCTGATTGTGACTACTCCACCCGCTCCTTTTACTCCATCAAGAACCACTACAAACGTGCTCATGAG GGAGACTACACTCCCCGCTATAAGTGTCATGTTTGTGAGCAGTGTTTCACCCGAGGGAATAACCTCACAGCCCACTTACGCAAGAGACATCAGTTCAAATGGCCTTCAGGACATCCCAGGTTCAG GTATAAAGAGCATGAAGATGGGTTCATGCGTCTGCAGCTGATCCGCTATGAGAGTGTGGAGCTCACGGAGCAGCTGATTCGGGAGCGTCAGGGGGATGGGGACGGCAGCGAGTCCAGCCAGCAGAATGTCCATCCTGGTGAGGAGCTAGAGGAGACCCCAGAGCCCTTCAGTGCCATTACAGAAGCAAAATCAAGGAAGGATGAAACGGAGGTCTGTAGGACACAGGATAATTCAGAAAGTGTGTTTTTGGTTTTAACTGCTGGCACCTCTTCACAAGCAGACTCTATAAGAGAGGGCTCAGTGATGCTGCAGCTGCAGGACACTGCCCAACAGCTGGGCATGGAGGTGGTTTAA
- the hinfp gene encoding histone H4 transcription factor isoform X2, translating into MPPSAKRGLRREELQMELVCEWGSCQETFDRMQDFCQHVEKHYKVTVDNKTDFPEEEHNCLWRDCGFCSVEGDEEFLRHIFFHCYHTKLKQWGLAILKSHSDMGACSVGLHNRNIVPEVQENFLCLWEHCEMSMDNPEWFYRHVEMHAQCLEANEENVLFCGWKDCEASFKGRFKLREHMRSHTQEKLVACPTCGGMFANNTKFFDHIRRQTSIEGQRFQCSHCSKRFATERLLRDHMRNHVNHYKCPLCEMTCPSPSSLRNHIKFRHSNEKPYSCDYCEYSCKNLIDLRKHLDTHSSEPAYRCDFPDCDYSTRSFYSIKNHYKRAHEGDYTPRYKCHVCEQCFTRGNNLTAHLRKRHQFKWPSGHPRFRYKEHEDGFMRLQLIRYESVELTEQLIRERQGDGDGSESSQQNVHPGEELEETPEPFSAITEAKSRKDETETL; encoded by the exons ATGCCCCCGTCAGCCAAACGAGGCCTGCGCAGAGAGGAGCTGCAGATGGAGCTCGTCTGTGAATGGGGCTCGTGTCAGGAGACGTTTGACAGGATGCAGGACTTCTGCCAGCATGTGGAGAAACACTATAAAGTCACCGTGGACAACAAGACAGACTTTCCAG AAGAGGAGCATAACTGTCTGTGGCGAGACTGTGGCTTCTGCTCAGTGGAAGGAGATGAAGAGTTTCTCAGACACATATTCTTCCATTGCTACCACACCAAGTTGAAGCAATGGGGTCTTGCTATACTCAAGAGCCACAGCGACATGGGTGCCTGCTCCGTCGGCCTCCACAACCGCAACATCGTTCCTGAGGTCCAAGAGAACTTCCTCTGCCTATGGGAGCACTGTGAG ATGTCAATGGATAATCCCGAGTGGTTCTACAGGCATGTGGAGATGCACGCCCAATGTCTAGAGGCCAACGAAGAGAATGTGTTATTTTGTGGCTGGAAAG ACTGCGAGGCCTCTTTCAAGGGCAGGTTTAAGCTGCGGGAGCACATGCGCAGTCACACACAGGAAAAGCTGGTTGCGTGTCCCACCTGCGGAGGAATGTTCGCCAACAACACAAAATTCTTTGATCACATTCGACGGCAAACCTCCATAGAAG GTCAAAGATTTCAATGTTCGCACTGCTCTAAACGTTTCGCCACTGAGAGGCTGCTGCGAGACCACATGAGGAATCATG TCAACCATTATAAATGTCCACTATGCGAAATGACCTGTCCATCGCCGTCCTCGTTGAGAAACCACATCAAGTTTCGTCATTCCAACGAGAAGCCTTACAGCTGTGACTACTGCGAGTACAG CTGTAAAAACCTGATAGACTTGAGGAAGCATTTAGACACACATAGCAGTGAGCCAGCATATCGTTGTGATTTCCCTGATTGTGACTACTCCACCCGCTCCTTTTACTCCATCAAGAACCACTACAAACGTGCTCATGAG GGAGACTACACTCCCCGCTATAAGTGTCATGTTTGTGAGCAGTGTTTCACCCGAGGGAATAACCTCACAGCCCACTTACGCAAGAGACATCAGTTCAAATGGCCTTCAGGACATCCCAGGTTCAG GTATAAAGAGCATGAAGATGGGTTCATGCGTCTGCAGCTGATCCGCTATGAGAGTGTGGAGCTCACGGAGCAGCTGATTCGGGAGCGTCAGGGGGATGGGGACGGCAGCGAGTCCAGCCAGCAGAATGTCCATCCTGGTGAGGAGCTAGAGGAGACCCCAGAGCCCTTCAGTGCCATTACAGAAGCAAAATCAAGGAAGGATGAAACGGAG ACTCTATAA